A single Candidatus Thermoplasmatota archaeon DNA region contains:
- a CDS encoding C-GCAxxG-C-C family protein: MTSEQEVLDAAYERAYCYEATRGSCPQCVLAALQETLNIGDEYLFQAADVLAGGTSLTSKGTCGALAGGMLALGSLAGREYTIFQSGGKKRRVFLFSKILYDRFIEEYGSPLCCDVQKKLFGRSFNLNDKDEYAAFEKAGAHVDKCPSVAANVARWTAEIILQHNLLKTKE, encoded by the coding sequence ATGACATCAGAACAAGAAGTTTTAGATGCGGCTTACGAACGTGCGTATTGTTATGAGGCAACGCGTGGGAGCTGCCCTCAATGTGTGCTTGCCGCACTTCAAGAAACATTGAATATCGGTGATGAGTATCTCTTTCAAGCGGCTGATGTACTTGCTGGTGGCACCTCCCTAACATCTAAAGGAACCTGCGGTGCTCTCGCAGGGGGTATGCTTGCGCTTGGTTCATTAGCAGGACGCGAATATACTATTTTTCAATCAGGGGGCAAGAAACGAAGAGTTTTTCTCTTTTCAAAAATACTCTACGATCGTTTTATTGAAGAGTATGGCTCACCGTTATGTTGTGATGTTCAGAAGAAATTATTTGGACGGAGTTTCAACCTCAATGATAAAGATGAATATGCAGCCTTTGAAAAAGCAGGGGCTCATGTCGACAAATGCCCAAGTGTTGCCGCAAATGTCGCACGATGGACCGCTGAGATTATTCTCCAGCATAATCTCCTAAAAACCAAAGAATAA